The region TTCTGATGCGAAGCTGCCTGAGAAAACTGGGAGAGTAGTAATGACATTGGTTGAAATTTATGAAACAGATGAAGGCCTACATCACCACTGGATTGAATCGAAAGAAAAACATCAACTTTTTGAATCTTGGTTAAAGGAAATTGGAGGAGAAGCTCAAATCTACAGCTTCTAGAAGATCATCCAGAGCCTATGGGATTGAGCATTTGCTGAGTTTCCTGCCCTTTCTAAGTGCTGATGGGGCTTACTGGTTTAGGGAATTTGTACAGCGATGAAGAATCGCATCACGGAGCCATTGCTTGTGGCTATACGGAATTTTGGGAACTTGGTATTAAATAATAGAATCAGAGTGAATTTACTCTCTTTGATCCAGATTTTCTAAACACATTTGAATTCTCTCTAGCGTCCCGTTGTCTTCAAAAACTGTTGAAACACAGTCAAACTCCCCGATCCAAATAGATTTATATTCATTCCAGAGTTCAACTTTTGGTTTGAATGAATTCCAATCATTAAAAGTACCAAAATCTACATAGATCAATCCCTCAATTAGATCGACTTTGGTCATTAGTCTGCAGCCACAATTTTCACAAAAATATTTGTATACGGATTGTCCGCTACCTCCTTTGTATTCAAATACTTTGAGGTCACCTGAAAACTCAACTTCAGATTCGTAAAAAACTACCACTGTTGCCATACTTGCTCCTGTTAGCTTTTTGCAGGTAAGACAGTGGCAGTTGAAAACCAACATAGGATCATATTCAGTTGAATAAGTAATATTCTTACAATAGCAACCACCTGTATGCTTGATCATAAATACCTCAAATTCATCAAGTTCAGCTAAATCACAACAGGATAGCCTCCTGCAAAAGAGTAGAATTGCCGACGTATCCCACCAAAGCCAATTGAAGTCAAGGCACAGAAGCTATTGATTTGATGAAAATATCCTCGATTTTCAGCCGCTGATACGGTTTGGTTTCGTTAATCGACAGAAACGAACACACCTGCAACAACCACTTTCTGCAACTACAGCCGGCATTGACACAATAGGATGTGGTATCTTTCTTCCTTCTAACTTATCTGATCAACACCCGTCCCTCGATGAAGAGCAGATCGAATGCTATATCTAATTCTGCTTCTGCTGTCTTTACAAGTAACAACAGCAATAGCCAGTTCCCCCCGCTGCCCATCCTATGATCGTAAAGATTGGCAGCACTGGATCGATGAAGACCGTGATTGCCAGAACGCTCGTCACGAGGTGTTAATTGCTGAATCTACTTCACCGGTGGTCTTCAAGACAGAGAAAGGCTGTAGAGTGGTTTCAGGAAACTGGAATGACTCCTATTCGGACAAGGTGATCACTGACGCCACAAAACTTGATATCGACCACCTGGTCCCATTGAAAGAAGCACATGAATCTGGTGGACACGCCTGGGATGCTTACAGGAAACGTGATTACGCCAATGACCTGAGCGATCCTAATACATTGATTGCAGTAGATCGAGGCCTCAACCGGCAGAAAGGCGCTGGTGACCCCGCAGAATGGTTACCACCCAACAAAGCCTATCAAATCGAATATGCTCAAGCTTGGGTTGCTGTGAAACTGAAGTGGGGTTTGACCTCAGATCCCAAAGAAATTGCAGTCCTGAGATCCCTTATGGGTGCAGAAGCAGAAATGCCGATCGTGGCAGAAGAATGCAGTGGCTCGATCAATCCTTTCAGTGCAAAGCTTCCCGTTGCTCGAGTAGATTGTTCAGCCAAGAAATACTGCAAAGATATGAGCATCTGTGATGAAGCTAAAGCATATTTGATCCAGTGTGGAATGAAGAATCTGGACAGGGATG is a window of SAR324 cluster bacterium DNA encoding:
- a CDS encoding excalibur calcium-binding domain-containing protein codes for the protein MLYLILLLLSLQVTTAIASSPRCPSYDRKDWQHWIDEDRDCQNARHEVLIAESTSPVVFKTEKGCRVVSGNWNDSYSDKVITDATKLDIDHLVPLKEAHESGGHAWDAYRKRDYANDLSDPNTLIAVDRGLNRQKGAGDPAEWLPPNKAYQIEYAQAWVAVKLKWGLTSDPKEIAVLRSLMGAEAEMPIVAEECSGSINPFSAKLPVARVDCSAKKYCKDMSICDEAKAYLIQCGMKNLDRDGDGVPCEALCD
- a CDS encoding GFA family protein, with protein sequence MIKHTGGCYCKNITYSTEYDPMLVFNCHCLTCKKLTGASMATVVVFYESEVEFSGDLKVFEYKGGSGQSVYKYFCENCGCRLMTKVDLIEGLIYVDFGTFNDWNSFKPKVELWNEYKSIWIGEFDCVSTVFEDNGTLERIQMCLENLDQRE